From the genome of Brassica oleracea var. oleracea cultivar TO1000 chromosome C4, BOL, whole genome shotgun sequence:
ATCCAAATTCGATTTTCATGTTCTTAGAATTCAAATTTACCTTTACTTTTAGTAGATTGTTGAAACCGGACCACCAAGAGAATGAACCTAGAGCTGGGCAGGAACGCAAGCTAGACGCGAGCTGAACACGAGCTGGCTTGAACGCGAACGGATTGAGGTTGGAGACGCGAGCAGCTGATCATCGAACGGGAGCTGTTGCAGTCGGGATCGCGAGCGGCTCTGATGCGAACGGGGCGCTTGCAGTCTGGAACACGAGCTGTCTTTGATGCAGGATGGAGCTGAGTTTGTCTAGGATCAGGAACGCCTTGGGTCTGGAGCTGATCAGGTGGACACGAGCTGGAACGGAGTTGCGAACGGATTAGGGTTCGTCGGTATCGTCGGGTTCGGATTAGAGTTTTAAAGCAAATCGGTGCGCACTGTATATGTGCATAAGGGCGCGTCGGTGGTCAGATCGACAAGCGGTTTGCACTGACTGATTCGTCTCGGCAAGGGCTTCGATTTGATATTTTGATCTTTTTCTGGGTCCTCACGGTTTGGGAGAACGACCTCTTTGAAGTTCCGAGGCAGATTCCTTTTCGTTTTAGGGTTTTGTTGATTTGGTTTTAGGCTCAGGGTGTTAAAGGCTATCGTGCTGATAACGTGTTATGAACTTAAGGTTTAGGAATCTGTAAGTTGTGTGTATTATTACTCAATCATAAGGTGTCCTTATATATGGGAGTTACAAAGAGATAAAATGAAAGACATAAATATGGAAAGTGTACAAATACAAGGAAAAGGAAATAGGGTTTCATTTTCTCTAAAGCCTAAGTCGCCTCTCTCTCCTCTTCATGCGGCCGCCTCTCTCTCTCTCTCTAGGGTTGGGCCGTCTCTCTCTTGATATTGGGTCGGTTATAGACCGGGCCGGTTATGGACATCCTTCGTATGGTTTATAACTAGAAAACATTTTTTAGTGGCTGTAGAATGTTGTATTGCATAACTATTCTTAATAAGATTATACTATTTTAGTTTATTATCAAATCCTTTTTAATAATATAGCACATGATAAAAAGATAATTTGTGCCTTTTCCAAATAAAAATAATAATTCGTTAATATTTTTAGGTTTTAAAGAGTTTTATTATTTGAAATTTCACCAACCAAAATTGGAACCAAAATTACAAAAGGTCGACAATATTTTTTTTAAAAAAATATTCAATGCAAATTTTTGGGGAGAATTCTAAATTTTCATTTCAAATTTTCTTTCAAATATAATAATTTTTATAAATGCTTTAAATTTGTGAACCTTTCAAATTATTTCTAAATGTTTCGTAAATATTTATACAAGTTTATAATCAGAATCTCACCGTAAATGCTAAACTTTAAATACTAATTAGTAAACCATAAATCCAAATGTAGTGTATTTTTGAGTAATGGTAATCCAGTTGTAATTTCGCATTCTTCAATCTTCATACTGGCTTCCCTGCGAGACTCAGATATAGGAATACATTTTTTTAGTATACATTAAGAACACTTATTTACAAGATGTTTACACATAAGATTGATCATAATGAAAACATTGAAACATGACTCTTCCCTGATGTTACAAAAGCCGCAAACATTGAGAACTTCATCTACCTTTTATCTTTTTTTTGTTCTCCCTTTTCTTGGTAGGATTCTTCAAGTTAGGAAAAACCAGACACCATTTGTGACAACAACATTGAATCTAAAAAATCAAAATTTAACTCCCGACAGTTCCAAGAATCTGGGAAACACGATCTGAAGCCTTAGGACAAAACAGCTTCTTCAGTTCTTGATACCTCTCAACATCAAACTCATCAAGACTCATCAATTTCCTCTGTTTAGCCTCGAACCTGCTTTGGTAAAACCCTTCAAAAGAAGGCTCTTTCGACGTCCTGAGGAAGAACGCATACCCAGCCATAAAGTACATGGACGTGACATAGAAACAGATTGGCTCCATCACGTCCCACGAGAGTTCCCAAAACGTTAGCCTCATGAACCCTGCGGTCTGTAGTATCAAGTAACCAAGACCAGCCCAGAGCTCTCTCCGCACCAAAGAATGCGCTTTCACATCGATCACTGCCTTAACTGCCTCGAGCTCTTTCAACTCGATCCTTCGTGGGTCGTTTGGGTTATGAATCTTTGGCAAAGGAAGCAAGCCTTCAATGGATTTCGTAACCTGATCAGAAACAAGGACGAAAAACAGAAAACATCTGGGTAAAACAAGACCTCCACCTACTTCATTAGGACACAATTAGCACTCAAAAACAGACACAACAAACACAAAACAAGCAATCCTTCAATTGATTTTGTGACCTGATCAGACACAAGGGGAAAAAAAAACGGAAAATTTCTGGGTGAAAGAAGACTTCTAACACCTTCTTTGGGACACAATTTGCACACTCTAACACACACACATGATATTGTCTATCAAGATTTCAACTTTTATTATCCTAACACCCCCAAAACCTGTTAGCAAACGATACTAAAGGCTAAAGCTTCCCAACTCTCTCTCTCTCTCTTAATTTTTTCATTTTGGGTTATGTATCAATGGTTTTGTTTTGGGAAGGGATGGAAAGAAAAGATATTGGTGGTCTCTGTAGAAACTGTTCTTCTTCATCACCACGTCAAAATTGGGAACCTCCTACGTGATACTCTGGTTTTGAGTTGTCCTGTTGAATTGGGAGCAAAAGAAAGAGATACAACAACCCATGAAAAAAGGTATCAGTTTTCGGCATCTTCAAGATCAAAAATCGAAAGAACAAAACCTAATTCGTTTTTTTATTTTCAGAGAGCTTTAATCTCTCCCAATCAGTTCAAGCAGCTGCATACTCAAGAGATTCATTTCACAGGTAACATTGATTCAAATGTATAAAGTAGACAAGATGAGGAAAGTACCTGATCTGGTCTAAGACAAACGGAACCTCCCAAAACGATGACGTTTGCTGAATCATCAAGCATCTTCGCTATTCTAGCTCCGTGCTCCGGATCCGACGAAGCTTCACAGCAAACGCCGACGAACTCCGAATACGTCATCCAGCTTCTCCCCGTCTCCCTAAGCTTCGTCTTCACCATCTCCATCTGCGCCGCTCTCAGAACTTTCTTCGTATCCTCCACCGTCAATCTCGGCGTCTCCGCCTCCCTCATCGGCGGAGCGATCCCGTCTAATCGGATACGATCCTTGCTACCGTCGATTTCGCGGAGCTTCTCGATCAAGCTCTCTCCCACCAGAATTTGCATGATCTCCGGCCGGATCACGGCGGTGTTGTGTAATAACCGCCGCGAGATCCCGGAGTCTCCGGGCTCCGGAGCGATTCTGGTTCGCACGGATACCGAAGAAGACGATGTGCGGCAATTCGTTAGACTCTGCGACGATTGGTTCGAGATGTTGAAGATACGCTTCGATAAAAGCTTCCTCATCGCCATTGATGAACAGAGAGGAGAGAAATATCAGAAATAAAATTAATTAATTAATTTAATGAAATATAAACAGAGAGACTAAAAGGGTTTAATATAGTAAAAACTTAAATTCCTAAAATAAAAACATAGAAAAAGACTCGTACACGTCAGCGTATAGCAGGACGTACACGAGATATTCATTAATACGAATTACAACCCAACTTCTCGGGAGAGATGTGGAGATGGTGATAGTTGTTAGCCGTACACGTGTTAAGATTGGTCGTCGTGTAGCTTGCGGTGGTATTATTGCCGTCCGATCATATAAATTAATAATTATTTTAGAGCCTAAAATTTGTTCGCAACGGCAAGAAGAATTAGGAAAACACAAGTCTTTTTACGTATACGCAAACGTGGATCCACGTGTTTTACTTGTTCTTTTTTCGACTACTTGTTTTTATTAATTCGTTTTACCTTTAACTAATTTTTGTTACTAGTTTTTTTTTTGTTAAAATTAAATTACTTGGTTGTTTTCTTGAAAAAAGTTTTTTTTAAGTAGTACTGTTTTTTCCGGAAAAGTAGTATTGTTTTGAAATTTTGTCTCTTCATATAAACATATTACTAGAGTTTGATCTCCGTACAGATATTTATTTACGGTTTATATATATATATATATATAAATTTCAAAAATAAAACTTTTTATGGTTCCACTTGTACAAATTTAGTTTATTATTTAAACAATATTTTATTATTGTATCGTATTGTATTTTTTATTAGATATGTATTGGACTAATTATAGATTAGATCAATGTCGACATAAATTTATATTTTATTATATGATTTAAGTGTATCTATACTATTATTTGAGAAGTAAATTTGTTTAGTTGTCATCTTTTCCATGATTTTAGGATAGATCATTAGTTTAATTAATATTATTATTTAAATTTAAATTTAAATTTTAATATATATTCATAATATTTAAGATAACTAATAAACATTAACCTATTCGGTCGATATATATATATATATATATATACTATTATTTTTGTAAATATTTTATATATTTATTTATCATGATATTTAGAACATTTAATTAATAAATAGATATTAACAATATCTATCGATAATATCATAATTATGTTTATTTTATTTTTAGTTTATGATGTTAACAACTATTATTATAGTCATTTTTTTATTCTTATTGGAAACATGATCCAAATAACTATTACAATATTAAAATTGAGATTAAAGGTAAAAAGTGAATGAAAATACGTTGTAAGATATAAATTATCTAATTAAGTTAAATATTATATATATAATATTAAACAAAAATATTCTTAACTTAAAATAAATTAATTTGTATTTGTATGTGACCAAACATCAAAATCTCAAATAAAATTATGCTAATATGAAAATTAACTTAAAATATTTAAAAACATATAGAAACTTGAAAAAATAGGATTGAAACATTAAATAACACTAAAAGTTTGACAAATAATAAATATAATATAAATATTATCTAAGAGAATACTGAGATAGTATTTTGTAATCAATTATTTTTGTGTTTTTGTTCAATGTTCTTAAAATCTAAGTTATAGAGAATATATAATATTTGTTGGCTATTGTTATTTTGTTGATGTTTTATGGGTTGTGATTGTTTATAAACATTTCCTTTCAGTGCCATTGAAGTTTTTTCAGTCCACAAATAAAATAAATATATATAAAAAATAAGTTATTAATTTCAAATCCATTTTTTTAATTTTATTACTATAATTTGTTTTGATCTAAGATCTATATTCCATAAATAAAAGTATGAAACAAAAAAATATAATTTAATACATTGATTATCAATATGAATATTGAAGTTTTATAATTTATAATATTAATTAAAAAATTACTTACTTAAATAATTAATTTTGTGTAAAAAATAAACATTAGAATTGAAAATTGTTAGGTATATATATTAATCCGCACAAGGTGCGTGGTGTCAACTAGTTATTAATATATTACGTCTATTTTAAGTTATTAAAAGTATTTTTTTTTAACAAAATTTGTGAAATCAAGAGACGGATCCCGTTCTTGCATGGACATGCTGTTATTTTAAAAGTAACATAAAATCTATTTTATTAAAAAAGAAATATAAATATAAATTCATATTAAAATTTACTATTCAATGCTAATGAAGTTTTGAATAACTATAAGTTTAAGTAATCATTATCTTTTCCTATTTAGTAGCGTATCATAGTAATATATAAGATTGATATCTGTGAAAATATTTCTTTTATATAAAACAAATCGATTGCACTATCTCTTAACAAAAATTAGGGAAAACTGTTTTTTTAGAGCAAAAAAATAGTAACTATGTTCTTTTAGACTAATCTATATTTTGTGTCATATTTTTCTATAATACCCTTTAATATTTATGAAAATAAATTTAATAAATAGTTTTACAAACAAAAAAAATTTGGAAAAATAGTAACATTTGTTAAAATACCTATATGAACTTAATGGTATATTTTCCAGTTATAAAAAAGTTAAAATTATAAATTTCAGATTATGTTCTAAAAAAAGTAGAAATGACATTCTACGAAGTAGAAAACGAAATCTACTTTTTTCATTGAATCTACGATGTTTAGAATATGTGATGTACGAAAATAGGAGTATTCTACAAATATGTAGAATACACATTCCGCGCTTAACCTACCATTCTAAAATTCTTAGAAATCNNNNNNNNNNNNNNNNNNNNNNNNNNNNNNNNNNNNNNNNNNNNNNNNNNNNNNNNNNNNNNNNNNNNNNNNNNNNNNNNNNNNNNNNNNNNNNNNNNNNNNNNNNNNNNNNNNNNNNNNNNNNNNNNNNNNNNNNNNNNNNNNNNNNNNNNNNNNNNNNNNNNNNNNNNNNNNNNNNNNNNNNNNNNNNNNNNNNNNNNNNNNNNNNNNNNNNNNNNNNNNNNNNNNNNNNNNNNNNNNNNNNNNNNNNNNNNNNNNNNNNNNNNNNNNNNNNNNNNNNNNNNNNNNNNNNNNNNNNNNNNNNNNNNNNNNNNNNNNNNNNNNNNNNNNNNNNNNNNNNNNNNNNNNNNNNNNNNNNNNNNNNNNNNNNNNNNNNNNNNNNNNNNNNNNNNNNNNNNNNNNNNNNNNNNNNNNNNNNNNNNNNNNNNNNNNNNNNNNNNNNNNNNNNNNNNNNNNNNNNNNNNNNNNNNNNNNNNNNNNNNNNNNNNNNNNNNNNNNNNNNNNNNNNNNNNNNNNNNNNNNNNNNNNNNNNNNNNNNNNNNNNNNNNNNNNNNNNNNNNNNNNNNNNNNNNNNNNNNNNNNNNNNNNNNNNNNNNNNNNNNNNNNNNNNNNNNNNNNNNNNNNNNNNNNNNNNNNNNNNNNNNNNNNNNNNNNNNNNNNNNNNNNNNNNNNNNNNNNNNNNNNNNNNNNNNNNNNNNNNNNNNNNNNNNNNNNNNNNNNNNNNNNNNNNNNNNNNNNNNNNNNNNNNNNNNNNNNNNNNNNNNNNNNNNNNNNNNNNNNNNNNNNNNNNNNNNNNNNNNNNNNNNNNNNNNNNNNNNNNNNNNNNNNNNNNNNNNNNNNNNNNNNNNNNNNNNNNNNNNNNNNNNNNNNNNNNNNNNNNNNNNNNNNNNNNNNNNNNNNNNNNNNNNNNNNNNNNNNNNNNNNNNNNNNNNNNNNNNNNNNNNNNNNNNNNNNNNNNNNNNNNNNNNNNNNNNNNNNNNNNNNNNNNNNNNNNNNNNNNNNNNNNNNNNNNNNNNNNNNNNNNNNNNNNNNNNNNNNNNNNNNNNNNNNNNNNNNNNNNNNNNNNNNNNNNNNNNNNNNNNNNNNNNNNNNNNNNNNNNNNNNNNNNNNNNNNNNNNNNNNNNNNNNNNNNNNNNNNNNNNNNNNNNNNNNNNNNNNNNNNNNNNNNNNNNNNNNNNNNNNNNNNNNNNNNNNNNNNNNNNNNNNNNNNNNNNNNNNNNNNNNNNNNNNNNNNNNNNNNNNNNNNNNNNNNNNNNNNNNNNNNNNNNNNNNNNNNNNNNNNNNNNNNNNNNNNNNNNNNNNNNNNNNNNNNNNNNNNNNNNNNNNNNNNNNNNNNNNNNNNNNNNNNNNNNNNNNNNNNNNNNNNNNNNNNNNNNNNNNNNNNNNNNNNNNNNNNNNNNNNNNNNNNNNNNNNNNNNNNNNNNNNNNNNNNNNNNNNNNNNNNNNNNNNNNNNNNNNNNNNNNNNNNNNNNNNNNNNNNNNNNNNNNNNNNNNNNNNNNNNNNNNNNNNNNNNNNNNNNNNNNNNNNNNNNNNNNNNNNNNNNNNNNNNNNNNNNNNNNNNNNNNNNNNNNNNNNNNNNNNNNNNNNNNNNNNNNNNNNNNNNNNNNNNNNNNNNNNNNNNNNNNNNNNNNNNNNNNNNNNNNNNNNNNNNNNNNNNNNNNNNNNNNNNNNNNNNNNNNNNNNNNNNNNNNNNNNNNNNNNNNNNNNNNNNNNNNNNNNNNNNNNNNNNNNNNNNNNNNNNNNNNNNNNNNNNNNNNNNNNNNNNNNNNNNNNNNNNNNNNNNNNNNNNNNNNNNNNNNNNNNNNNNNNNNNNNNNNNNNNNNNNNNNNNNNNNNNNNNNNNNNNNNNNNNNNNNNNNNNNNNNNNNNNNNNNNNNNNNNNNNNNNNNNNNNNNNNNNNNNNNNNNNNNNNNNNNNNNNNNNNNNNNNNNNNNNNNNNNNNNNNNNNNNNNNNNNNNNNNNNNNNNNNNNNNNNNNNNNNNNNNNNNNNNNNNNNNNNNNNNNNNNNNNNNNNNNNNNNNNNNNNNNNNNNNNNNNNNNNNNNNNNNNNNNNNNNNNNNNNNNNNNNNNNNNNNNNNNNNNNNNNNNNNNNNNNNNNNNNNNNNNNNNNNNNNNNNNNNNNNNNNNNNNNNNNNNNNNNNNNNNNNNNNNNNNNNNNNNNNNNNNNNNNNNNNNNNNNNNNNNNNNNNNNNNNNNNNNNNNNNNNNNNNNNNNNNNNNNNNNNNNNNNNNNNNNNNNNNNNNNNNNNNNNNNNNNNNNNNNNNNNNNNNNNNNNNNNNNNNNNNNNNNNNNNNNNNNNNNNNNNNNNNNNNNNNNNNNNNNNNNNNNNNNNNNNNNNNNNNNNNNNNNNNNNNNNNNNNNNNNNNNNNNNNNNNNNNNNNNNNNNNNNNNNNNNNNNNNNNNNNNNNNNNNNNNNNNNNNNNNNNNNNNNNNNNNNNNNNNNNNNNNNNNNNNNNNNNNNNNNNNNNNNNNNNNNNNNNNNNNNNNNNNNNNNNNNNNNNNNNNNNNNNNNNNNNNNNNNNNNNNNNNNNNNNNNNNNNNNNNNNNNNNNNNNNNNNNNNNNNNNNNNNNNNNNNNNNNNNNNNNNNNNNNNNNNNNNNNNNNNNNNNNNNNNNNNNNNNNNNNNNNNNNNNNNNNNNNNNNNNNNNNNNNNNNNNNNNNNNNNNNNNNNNNNNNNNNNNNNNNNNNNNNNNNNNNNNNNNNNNNNNNNNNNNNNNNNNNNNNNNNNNNNNNNNNNNNNNNNNNNNNNNNNNNNNNNNNNNNNNNNNNNNNNNNNNNNNNNNNNNNNNNNNNNNNNNNNNNNNNNNNNNNNNNNNNNNNNNNNNNNNNNNNNNNNNNNNNNNNNNNNNNNNNNNNNNNNNNNNNNNNNNNNNNNNNNNNNNNNNNNNNNNNNNNNNNNNNNNNNNNNNNNNNNNNNNNNNNNNNNNNNNNNNNNNNNNNNNNNNNNNNNNNNNNNNNNNNNNNNNNNNNNNNNNNNNNNNNNNNNNNNNNNNNNNNNNNNNNNNNNNNNNNNNNNNNNNNNNNNNNNNNNNNNNNNNNNNNNNNNNNNNNNNNNNNNNNNNNNNNNNNNNNNNNNNNNNNNNNNNNNNNNNNNNNNNNNNNNNNNNNNNNNNNNNNNNNNNNNNNNNNNNNNNNNNNNNNNNNNNNNNNNNNNNNNNNNNNNNNNNNNNNNNNNNNNNNNNNNNNNNNNNNNNNNNNNNNNNNNNNNNNNNNNNNNNNNNNNNNNNNNNNNNNNNNNNNNNNNNNNNNNNNNNNNNNNNNNNNNNNNNNNNNNNNNNNNNNNNNNNNNNNNNNNNNNNNNNNNNNNNNNNNNNNNNNNNNNNNNNNNNNNNNNNNNNNNNNNNNNNNNNNNNNNNNNNNNNNNNNNNNNNNNNNNNNNNNNNNNNNNNNNNNNNNNNNNNNNNNNNNNNNNNNNNNNNNNNNNNNNNNNNNNNNNNNNNNNNNNNNNNNNNNNNNNNNNNNNNNNNNNNNNNNNNNNNNNNNNNNNNNNNNNNNNNNNNNNNNNNNNNNNNNNNNNNNNNNNNNNNNNNNNNNNNNNNNNNNNNNNNNNNNNNNNNNNNNNNNNNNNNNNNNNNNNNNNNNNNNNNNNNNNNNNNNNNNNNNNNNNNNNNNNNNNNNNNNNNNNNNNNNNNNNNNNNNNNNNNNNNNNNNNNNNNNNNNNNNNNNNNNNNNNNNNNNNNNNNNNNNNNNNNNNNNNNNNNNNNNNNNNNNNNNNNNNNNNNNNNNNNNNNNNNNNNNNNNNNNNNNNNNNNNNNNNNNNNNNNNNNNNNNNNNNNNNNNNNNNNNNNNNNNNNNNNNNNNNNNNNNNNNNNNNNNNNNNNNNNNNNNNNNNNNNNNNNNNNNNNNNNNNNNNNNNNNNNNNNNNNNNNNNNNNNNNNNNNNNNNNNNNNNNNNNNNNNNNNNNNNNNNNNNNNNNNNNNNNNNNNNNNNNNNNNNNNNNNNNNNNNNNNNNNNNNNNNNNNNNNNNNNNNNNNNNNNNNNNNNNNNNNNNNNNNNNNNNNNNNNNNNNNNNNNNNNNNNNNNNNNNNNNNNNNNNNNNNNNNNNNNNNNNNNNNNNNNNNNNNNNNNNNNNNNNNNNNNNNNNNNNNNNNNNNNNNNNNNNNNNNNNNNNNNNNNNNNNNNNNNNNNNNNNNNNNNNNNNNNNNNNNNNNNNNNNNNNNNNNNNNNNNNNNNNNNNNNNNNNNNNNNNNNNNNNNNNNNNNNNNNNNNNNNNNNNNNNNNNNNNNNNNNNNNNNNNNNNNNNNNNNNNNNNNNNNNNNNNNNNNNNNNNNNNNNNNNNNNNNNNNNNNNNNNNNNNNNNNNNNNNNNNNNNNNNNNNNNNNNNNNNNNNNNNNNNNNNNNNNNNNNNNNNNNNNNNNNNNNNNNNNNNNNNNNNNNNNNNNNNNNNNNNNNNNNNNNNNNNNNNNNNNNNNNNNNNNNNNNNNNNNNNNNNNNNNNNNNNNNNNNNNNNNNNNNNNNNNNNNNNNNNNNNNNNNNNNNNNNNNNNNNNNNNNNNNNNNNNNNNNNNNNNNNNNNNNNNNNNNNNNNNNNNNNNNNNNNNNNNNNNNNNNNNNNNNNNNNNNNNNNNNNNNNNNNNNNNNNNNNNNNNNNNNNNNNNNNNNNNNNNNNNNNNNNNNNNNNNNNNNNNNNNNNNNNNNNNNNNNNNNNNNNNNNNNNNNNNNNNNNNNNNNNNNNNNNNNNNNNNNNNNNNNNNNNNNNNNNNNNNNNNNNNNNNNNNNNNNNNNNNNNNNNNNNNNNNNNNNNNNNNNNNNNNNNNNNNNNNNNNNNNNNNNNNNNNNNNNNNNNNNNNNNNNNNNNNNNNNNNNNNNNNNNNNNNNNNNNNNNNNNNNNNNNNNNNNNNNNNNNNNNNNNNNNNNNNNNNNNNNNNNNNNNNNNNNNNNNNNNNNNNNNNNNNNNNNNNNNNNNNNNNNNNNNNNNNNNNNNNNNNNNNNNNNNNNNNNNNNNNNNNNNNNNNNNNNNNNNNNNNNNNNNNNNNNNNNNNNNNNNNNNNNNNNNNNNNNNNNNNNNNNNNNNNNNNNNNNNNNNNNNNNNNNNNNNNNNNNNNNNNNNNNNNNNNNNNNNNNNNNNNNNNNNNNNNNNNNNNNNNNNNNNNNNNNNNNNNNNNNNNNNNNNNNNNNNNNNNNNNNNNNNNNNNNNNNNNNNNNNNNNNNNNNNNNNNNNNNNNNNNNNNNNNNNNNNNNNNNNNNNNNNNNNNNNNNNNNNNNNNNNNNNNNNNNNNNNNNNNNNNNNNNNNNNNNNNNNNNNNNNNNNNNNNNNNNNNNNNNNNNNNNNNNNNNNNNNNNNNNNNNNNNNNNNNNNNNNNNNNNNNNNNNNNNNNNNNNNNNNNNNNNNNNNNNNNNNNNNNNNNNNNNNNNNNNNNNNNNNNNNNNNNNNNNNNNNNNNNNNNNNNNNNNNNNNNNNNNNNNNNNNNNNNNNNNNNNNNNNNNNNNNNNNNNNNNNNNNNNNNNNNNNNNNNNNNNNNNNNNNNNNNNNNNNNNNNNNNNNNNNNNNNNNNNNNNNNNNNNNNNNNNNNNNNNNNNNNNNNNNNNNNNNNNNNNNNNNNNNNNNNNNNNNNNN
Proteins encoded in this window:
- the LOC106336581 gene encoding calcium uniporter protein 2, mitochondrial-like; this encodes MAMRKLLSKRIFNISNQSSQSLTNCRTSSSSVSVRTRIAPEPGDSGISRRLLHNTAVIRPEIMQILVGESLIEKLREIDGSKDRIRLDGIAPPMREAETPRLTVEDTKKVLRAAQMEMVKTKLRETGRSWMTYSEFVGVCCEASSDPEHGARIAKMLDDSANVIVLGGSVCLRPDQVTKSIEGLLPLPKIHNPNDPRRIELKELEAVKAVIDVKAHSLVRRELWAGLGYLILQTAGFMRLTFWELSWDVMEPICFYVTSMYFMAGYAFFLRTSKEPSFEGFYQSRFEAKQRKLMSLDEFDVERYQELKKLFCPKASDRVSQILGTVGS